From the genome of Candidatus Nitrosocosmicus oleophilus, one region includes:
- a CDS encoding aconitase X, whose translation MHLTRDEEKGLYGEYGEATSTAYRILVAIGEATDAEKLVPIKWAHVSGVNYNTIGDSGLEFLREISKDGKVRVNTSLNPMGFDRENLPELSPEFIEKQFEIASAYEKIGVTPTFSCIPYEILPIPQEGTQVSFAESSAAVLANSHLNIITNKESALSALASALTGKSPYSDLRIDENRSPMVEIVNETDLENELDYGLLGYFTGKTIQKSCTGICSISENTDMWSLKSLAAGIGTSGSCGMFQSKKPSRSLEKVNYGKKEMNETRDELNTSEDGQLITFGSPQLGFEEISKIQTLMDGKKFSKPCKIFCPKSVFCKAKQYGIIDSLQKSGVEFISDACTCLTPLINKKNYDSIITNSVKASYYMKTSNKVSVALKSLKSILKGYTV comes from the coding sequence AATATGGCGAGGCTACTTCTACTGCTTACAGAATATTAGTAGCAATAGGGGAAGCAACAGATGCAGAAAAGCTTGTACCCATCAAATGGGCACATGTTTCAGGAGTTAACTATAATACAATAGGAGATAGTGGATTAGAGTTTCTAAGAGAAATTAGCAAGGACGGGAAAGTGAGGGTAAACACATCACTTAATCCAATGGGCTTTGATAGAGAAAATCTACCGGAATTATCACCTGAATTCATTGAAAAACAGTTTGAAATAGCAAGTGCTTATGAAAAGATAGGAGTCACACCAACCTTTTCATGTATTCCATACGAAATTTTACCTATACCACAAGAGGGTACCCAAGTTAGTTTTGCTGAAAGCAGTGCTGCTGTTCTGGCAAATTCTCACCTTAATATTATTACAAATAAAGAAAGCGCCTTAAGCGCATTAGCCAGTGCGTTAACTGGAAAATCCCCTTATTCGGATTTGAGGATTGATGAAAATAGATCACCAATGGTAGAAATCGTTAACGAGACGGATTTAGAAAATGAACTTGATTATGGACTATTGGGATATTTTACAGGAAAGACAATTCAAAAGAGTTGTACCGGCATTTGTAGTATCTCCGAAAATACCGATATGTGGAGTTTGAAGTCACTTGCCGCGGGAATAGGAACTTCGGGTTCCTGCGGAATGTTTCAATCCAAAAAACCATCAAGATCCCTCGAAAAAGTAAATTATGGAAAAAAGGAGATGAATGAAACTAGAGATGAATTGAATACTTCAGAGGACGGGCAACTAATAACATTTGGGAGTCCGCAGCTTGGATTTGAAGAGATAAGTAAAATTCAAACACTGATGGATGGAAAGAAATTCAGTAAACCTTGTAAGATCTTTTGTCCAAAATCGGTATTTTGCAAGGCTAAACAATATGGAATCATCGACTCATTACAGAAATCAGGAGTAGAATTTATTTCTGATGCGTGTACCTGCTTAACACCGCTTATAAATAAGAAAAATTATGATAGCATAATTACTAACAGCGTCAAGGCATCATATTATATGAAAACATCAAATAAGGTTTCAGTAGCTTTAAAGAGTCTTAAATCAATATTAAAAGGATATACGGTATAA